A single region of the Eulemur rufifrons isolate Redbay chromosome 8, OSU_ERuf_1, whole genome shotgun sequence genome encodes:
- the ADORA3 gene encoding adenosine receptor A3 isoform X2, giving the protein MPINSTVPSLADYTYITVEIFIGLCAIVGNVLVIWVVKLNPSLQTTTFYFIVSLALADIAVGVLVMPLAVVISLGITVHFYSCLFMTCLLLIFTHASIMSLLAIAVDRYLRVKLTVSAISLHPLAIPAVNSLAFLIQTDTRGSPLREEYGWPWAFAGWCHSCWD; this is encoded by the exons ATGCCCATCAACAGCACTGTCCCGTCACTGGCCGACTATACCTACATCACCGTGGAGATTTTCATCGGGCTCTGTGCCATAGTGGGCAATGTGCTGGTCATCTGGGTGGTCAAGCTGAACCCCAGCCTGCAGACCACCACCTTCTATTTCATTGTCTCCCTCGCGCTGGCTGACATTGCTGTTGGGGTGCTGGTCATGCCTCTGGCCGTTGTCATCAGCCTGGGCATCACGGTCCACTTCTACAGCTGCCTTTTCATGACCTGCCTGCTGCTGATCTTTACCCACGCCTCCATCATGTCCTTGCTGGCCATTGCTGTGGACCGGTACCTGCGGGTCAAGCTTACCGTCAG TGCCATCTCCCTCCACCCTTTAGCAATTCCTGCTGTGAACTCACTGGCTTTTCTCATCCAAACAGATACAAGAGGGTCACCACTCAGAGAAGAATATGGCTGGCCCTGGGCTTTTGCTGGCTGGTGTCATTCCTGTTGGGATTGA
- the ADORA3 gene encoding adenosine receptor A3 isoform X1 encodes MPINSTVPSLADYTYITVEIFIGLCAIVGNVLVIWVVKLNPSLQTTTFYFIVSLALADIAVGVLVMPLAVVISLGITVHFYSCLFMTCLLLIFTHASIMSLLAIAVDRYLRVKLTVRYKRVTTQRRIWLALGFCWLVSFLLGLTPMFGWNMKMAPGYHRNATFFSCQFRSVIRMDYMVYLSFFTGILIPLVVMCVIYLDIFYIIRNKLSQNFSSSKETSAFYGREFKTAKSLSLVLFLFAVSWLPLSIMNCVIYFGGEVPQVVLYLGILLSHANSMMNPIVYAYKIKKFKETYLLILKACVICHPSDSLDPSIEQTSE; translated from the exons ATGCCCATCAACAGCACTGTCCCGTCACTGGCCGACTATACCTACATCACCGTGGAGATTTTCATCGGGCTCTGTGCCATAGTGGGCAATGTGCTGGTCATCTGGGTGGTCAAGCTGAACCCCAGCCTGCAGACCACCACCTTCTATTTCATTGTCTCCCTCGCGCTGGCTGACATTGCTGTTGGGGTGCTGGTCATGCCTCTGGCCGTTGTCATCAGCCTGGGCATCACGGTCCACTTCTACAGCTGCCTTTTCATGACCTGCCTGCTGCTGATCTTTACCCACGCCTCCATCATGTCCTTGCTGGCCATTGCTGTGGACCGGTACCTGCGGGTCAAGCTTACCGTCAG ATACAAGAGGGTCACCACTCAGAGAAGAATATGGCTGGCCCTGGGCTTTTGCTGGCTGGTGTCATTCCTGTTGGGATTGACACCCATGTTTGGCTGGAACATGAAAATGGCCCCAGGGTACCACAGAAATGCCACCTTCTTCTCCTGCCAGTTCCGTTCAGTCATAAGAATGGACTACATGGTCTACCTCAGCTTCTTCACCGGGATTTTAATTCCCCTAGTTGTCATGTGCGTCATCTACCTTGACATCTTCTATATCATCCGGAACAAACTCAGTCAGAACTTTTCTAGCTCTAAAGAGACAAGTGCATTTTATGGACGGGAGTTCAAGACGGCTAAGTCCCTGTCTCTGGTTCTCTTCTTGTTTGCTGTGTCCTGGCTGCCGTTATCCATCATGAACTGTGTTATCTACTTTGGTGGTGAGGTACCACAAGTTGTGTTGTACTTGGGCATCCTGCTGTCCCATGCTAACTCCATGATGAACCCTATCGTCTATGCTTATAAAATTAAGAAGTTCAAGGAAACCTACCTTTTGATCCTTAAAGCCTGTGTGATCTGCCATCCCTCTGATTCCTTGGACCCAAGCATTGAGCAGACTTCTGAGTAG